Below is a window of bacterium DNA.
TCATCATTCACTTCAATATCCAGCGCTTCGAGAATGCGCTTCTGTTCGTCGGCGGGAATATTGATGCCGAGTATGCGATTCGTGAATGCGGGACGCAGGGATACTTCCCGTTTGTCAATGGCTTTGGCCACGTTGTCGTAGACGCCGCGAACCGTGCCGCCGCAGGTGGACTGTATCAGCTCCACTGCACGCTGCAATGCCCAGACGGTAATGCCAGGATCCGAACCGCGTTCGAAGCGGTAGCTGGAATCGGTGGACATCTGGAGCAGCTTGGCAGTGCGTCGCACGGAGGAAGCGTTGAAATGCGCGCTCTCCAGGAGAATGGTGGTCGTATCATCGGATACCGCGGAATTCTGTCCGCCCATCACTCCGGCCAGCGCAACAGGTTTCTCACCGTCACAGATCAGCAGCGACTGATCCGGCAGTTCATGTTTTTCATCGTCGAGCGTCGTGAATTGCTCACCCGGGGCTGAGGGACGCACCACGATGCGGTTGCCGGAAAGCTGACGAAAATCGAAGGCATGCATGGGCTGTCCGATTTCCATCATGACATAATTCGTGACGTCCACGATGTTGTTTATCGGACGAATACCCACCGCCGTCAATGCCGTAGCAAGCCAGTCGGGTGAATCCTGTACGGTGATACCCTCGAGTATCGCCGCGGAATAGCGTGGACAGAGTTCTTCTGCTTCAATCGTAATTTCAAAGTCCATCGCATCCGGCACTTCGAGTGCGGGAGGCTGCGGACGATGCAGCGGGGTATTCTTCACCGCCGCGATGTCGCGAGCGGAACCGATGTGGCTCAGTGCATCACCGCGATTCGGCGTGGTGCCGATGCCCAGGATCACATCGTCGTAGGAGAGATGTTCGGAAAGCGGCATGCCCGGTTCAGCGGATGCGGGCAGAACGGCGATTCCATCATGATTCTCATCGAGACCGAGTTCAGAGCTTGAACAGATCATGCCGGCAGATTCCACACCACGCAGCTTCCGCCGATCGATGGTGAAACCAAGCTTGTCCATCACGGCTCCGACGCGTGCGAAAATCACCTTTTGTCCAGCAGCGACATTAGGTGCACCGCATACCACGGTGTGCTCCCCTTCTCCGTCGCCGACGGTACACACCGAGAGCTTGTCAGCATTCGGATGCTTCTCGCAGGTGAGTACTTCACCAACGACAATATTCTTGAAGGCATCGCGGCGATCTTCAATGGATTCAACCTCAAGACCGACAT
It encodes the following:
- the pheT gene encoding phenylalanine--tRNA ligase subunit beta, which gives rise to MLLSKNWLQKYVELPESVEELDALLTDVGLEVESIEDRRDAFKNIVVGEVLTCEKHPNADKLSVCTVGDGEGEHTVVCGAPNVAAGQKVIFARVGAVMDKLGFTIDRRKLRGVESAGMICSSSELGLDENHDGIAVLPASAEPGMPLSEHLSYDDVILGIGTTPNRGDALSHIGSARDIAAVKNTPLHRPQPPALEVPDAMDFEITIEAEELCPRYSAAILEGITVQDSPDWLATALTAVGIRPINNIVDVTNYVMMEIGQPMHAFDFRQLSGNRIVVRPSAPGEQFTTLDDEKHELPDQSLLICDGEKPVALAGVMGGQNSAVSDDTTTILLESAHFNASSVRRTAKLLQMSTDSSYRFERGSDPGITVWALQRAVELIQSTCGGTVRGVYDNVAKAIDKREVSLRPAFTNRILGINIPADEQKRILEALDIEVNDEGESWRCLVPTFRSDLEREIDLVEEVARIHGYDNIPVPGRIEMHVGDGFDASAFQNRLRQLLLGFGCDEVLSSSLVPRDHAAIGEMKDRVALVQNPVSKERPALRTGMLTSLLEAVDVNIRNGHPALRVFEIGSVFAKEGENSFSEKKMLGVAITGNAVARAWNEDERPSDFHDLKGILEELLSALYLDKESIFYYDRTSTLSDQVLTLEVKGRYAGQAVEVSDAILARFGIDQPVYYAEFEIAELEAALPDRQMYRPVPRYPSVTRDLAMVLSTSVQARQIEDVVRSVNPAHLRSMRIVDVFTHESLGTDKKSVAFTMSFQAEDHTLTDEEISTAVNAVVDAAKKELGAELRI